The Rhizobium sp. WSM4643 genome contains the following window.
GATGGATCGCTATTATGCCAACAGCCTCGCCAAGGTCGCCGAGGCGATCGAGGTCTTCAACGGCGAGGAGCTAAGCTTCGTCATGACGCTCGGCGATGTCATCGACCGCAGCTTTTCAAGCTTCGACGATATCCTGCCGGTCTATGAGAAGCTCAGGCACGAGGCGCTCTTCCTGCTCGGCAACCACGATTTCTCGGTCTCTGCAGCACACTTGTCCGAAGTCGCCGCGCGCCTCGGCATGCCATCGCCCTATTACAGCTTCTTGCGCCACGGCTGGCGCTTCATCGTGCTCGACGGCAACGAGGTCAGCATCTTCGCGCCGCCCGAGGGCCATCATCATCGGGCGCTTGCCGCTGAGATGCTGGCGGAGCTGCAGGCCAAGGGCGCCAGGAACGCCCATCGCTGGAATGCCGCGCTGAGCGACGAGCAGTTCGCCTGGCTTGGCGATGAAATCGCAAAAGCGGCCGAGGCCGGCGAGAAGGTGATCGTCATGAATCACTATCCCATTCATCCGCCCAGTGAGCACGGCATGTGGGACAGCGAACGCACCGTCGCGCTGCTCGCCTCGCGAGCCAATGTCGTTGCCTATCTCAACGGCCACGACCATGTCGGCAATTACGGCATGGCCGGCGCCTGCCACTTCGTCAATTTCAAGGGCGTGGTCGACACCGAGACGGAAAACGCCTTCGCGATCGTCGAGGTCCATGCCTCCAGCATCGAAATCCGCGGCTTCGGCCGCGAGATGAGCCGAACGCTGTCCATCTAGCTGATTGCCGGCTCAGCCGGCATCGCCCTCATTTCACTGATGTCGCGCTTCGGTGGTGTCCCGAACATGCGGGCATATTCGCGGCTGAACTGGGAGGCGCTCTCGTAACCAACCTGATAGGCCGCGTTTGCGGCGTTGAACCCATCGGTCACCATCAGCCGCCGGGCCTCGAGTAGCCGCAACTGCTTCTGATACTGCAGCGGCGTCATCGTGGTCAGGATTTTGAAATGCTGGTGGAAGGAGGAAGGGCTCATCCTGGCTGCCGCCGCAAGCTTTTCCACCCGAACGGCGTGCGCAAAATTACCGCGCAACAGGTAGATGGCCTCGGCCACGCGGCGCGTATGGCTGTCGGGCAATGCAAGCTTGCAGATCTCATCGCCATTTTTTCCGGAAAGCAACCAGAAACTGATCTCTCGCATGATTGCCGGATGAAGGATTGGGATCGCTTTGGGCGCCGCGAGCGTCCGGATCAGTCTCAGTATGCAGTCCTGCAACTCCGGGCCGAATTCTTGAACGAAAACACCGGGCCCGCCGTCGCCTGCCGGCTTCGGCGGTGCATCCATCTCCTCCAGCACCTCGCGCAGGATAGTGACGTCGAGTTCCAGGTTGATAGCGATCATCGGCCGTTCGGCACTGGCTTTCGTCACCTGTCCGAAGGCCGGCATCTCGACGCTGATGATCAGCGCTTGCATCGCTTCGTAATCGAAAAGGCGGTCTCCGAACATGAGTTGCTTGGCGCCATCCACGATGATGCAGAGCGCCGGCCGGTAGATCGCCGGCTTCGGCATGGAGAGAGTGCTGGAACGCATCAGGAAAAAACCGTCGACAGCGGTGGCAAAGAGCCCGTCACCTCCGCCATGTGCATCCATGTATCCATTGAGCGCCTGCTTCAGATCTGCGGACATCTTCGCCTCCAGTGAACGCGGGGTCGGTCTGCCGCGCCGGTGAGAATGATCTTAATCCCTCAGCCCGGCTGGGCAAGGCGTTTGGAGGAATAGGCAAGAAATTGCGGGATTTCGGCATTCAGGATTCCAGGCTTGCGGCGCATAAAATTGGCCTGTCAAAACATCAGGAGGTACCTGAAATGCCCAACCAGAATTCAACCTCGAAAGTCGCAATCGTTACCGGCGGAAGCCGCGGCCTGGGCCGCAATACGGTCGTCAATCTGGCAAGGAGCGGCGTCGATGTGATCTTGACCTACAACTCGAACCGCGACGAGGCGGAGAAGGTCGTCGCCGAGATCGAGGCGCTGGGCCGCAAGGCCGCTGCACTTCAACTCGATTCCGGCAACGTGGCGGCGTTCGATGCCTTTGTCGAAAGTGTACGCGAGATCCTCAAGGGCTGGGGGCGTGAGCATTTCGACTTTCTCGTCAACAATGCCGGCACCAGCTACCACGCCCCGATTTTGGAGACGACCGAAGCGGAGATGGACAAGCTTTACAACCTGCATTTCAAGGGGGTTTTCTTCCTCACGCAGAAGCTCCTGCCGGTGATCGAGGACGGCGGCCGCATCGTCAACCTCTCCAGCGGTCTCGCCCGCATGGCCATGGTTGGCGCATCGGCCTATGGCTCGATGAAGGGTGCGGTCGAGGTGCTGACGCGCTACATGGCCAAGGAGCTTGGCCCGCGCGGCATTGCCGTCAACACCGTCGCCCCGGGCGCCATCGAGACCGATTTCAGCGGCGGGATGGTGCGGGACAATCCGGAGATCAACCGTGCGGTCGCCACCATGACTGCACTCGGCCGCGCCGGTGTGCCCGACGATATAGGGCCGATGATCGCTTCCCTCCTGAGCGATGCCAACCGTTGGGTCAACGCCCAGCGCATCGAGGTTTCGGGCGGCATGTCGCTCTGAATAATCGCGATTGGGCGAATAGCTAGACGGCGATCGGTTTCTCCGTCCAACCGCTGGTCCAGAGTTCCCGCAACCGGTCGCCGTCGCCCTTGAAGAAATCCTCAGCTGTCGCGCAGTGCTCCACCCGGTCGCTGCGGAAATTGCGGATCGCCTGGCGTAACTCGCACCAGGCGACGATATTGGCGGTCTGCGAATAATAGATCAGCGCGACCGGTCGGATCGTCCTCTCGCTGGCGCGGCCGAGTTCGTCGCGGTAGCCGAGCATCAGCTTGCGTTCGTCGCGGATCGCGCGGCGCACGATCGCCAGGTCGAAGCCTGCCGGCTGCGCAATCGAGCCCCAGGCATAAAGCGCCTTATTGTCCATCGCCTGGCGCAGCGGCGGCGGCACGGCGCCTGATATCTTCCGGTTGACCCGGCGCGCGGCCTGCTTCAGCTCCTCGTCCGCAGTCCGTTCGAGCAGCGCCAGCGACAGCACAATCGCCTCCATCTCCTCGATCGAAAACATCAGCGGCGGCAGGTCGAAGCCCGGCCGCATGATGTAGCCGATGCCGCGCTCGCCCTCGATCGGCACCCGCATCGCCTGAAGCGCGGCGATGTCGCGATAGATCGAGCGCACGGTCACTTCGAGCGTCTCCGCCATCGCCGCCGCCGTCATCGGCTTTCTGGCCAGCCTGAGGATCTGAATGATCTCGAAAAGCCGCGAAGCCTTGCGCATTTTACCTCTCCCATACCAACGCTCCTGACAATACACTGTCAGTTGGCTTTGCGTATAGAGCCGCCTATCGGATTGAAATTAATCAGGGTCTTTTGAAAACGGCCTGCAGAACCCAAGGCGGTAACTGACATGAACTACCATGAAAACCTCTGGCTCTTCTTCACCCTTCTTTTCGGCATCATCATCGTGCCTGGCATGGACATGCTCTTCGTGCTCGCCAATTCGCTGACCGGCGGCGTCAGGCGCGGGCTGGCGGCCACCGGCGGCATCATGGCCGGCGGTGCCGTGCATTCGGCCTACGGCGCGGCCGGCGTCGGCGTGCTCGTCACCATGCTGCCGCAGCTTTTCAACGTGCTGCTCTTTGCCGGCGTTGCCTACATGATCTGGATCGGCATCTCGCTGATCCGCAGTTCGATCACGGTCGAGGCGGTCGGGCCGGGAACGGCACGCTCCGGCTGGCGCGCTTTTCGCCAGGGCGCTGTCACCTGTCTGGTCAATCCGAAGGCCTATATCTTCATGTTTGCCGTCTATCCGCAGTTCCTGAGACCGGAATATGGCCCGATCTGGATGCAGGGGCTGATCATGGGCGTCATGACTGTCGTCACCCAGTTTGCCATCTACGGCACCCTGGCGATGACGGCCGGCCGCAGCCGCGACCTGCTCGTCGCCAACCCTGACGTCACGGCCTTTGTCGGCCGCTTCGCCGGACTGCTGCTGGTTGCGGTCTCCGCCTTCAGCCTCTGGCAGGGGTGGAAAAGCGCTTGAGCGCCACTGCATGTCGCCCGGAAGTGTGCAGCGGTTCCGGGACAACGACATGCATAAAAGCAGAGAACGGCCTATCACATTGTTTTTATGACGATCCGGCAAAACGTGACTGCCCGGAGGCATGGATTTTGTCATGCTCCCGGTGCAGATTGGCCATCGGCCATCTTGGCCGAGGAAAAATG
Protein-coding sequences here:
- a CDS encoding metallophosphoesterase; this encodes MSSSSSPLFRFGIIADPQYAAIAPHVAMDRYYANSLAKVAEAIEVFNGEELSFVMTLGDVIDRSFSSFDDILPVYEKLRHEALFLLGNHDFSVSAAHLSEVAARLGMPSPYYSFLRHGWRFIVLDGNEVSIFAPPEGHHHRALAAEMLAELQAKGARNAHRWNAALSDEQFAWLGDEIAKAAEAGEKVIVMNHYPIHPPSEHGMWDSERTVALLASRANVVAYLNGHDHVGNYGMAGACHFVNFKGVVDTETENAFAIVEVHASSIEIRGFGREMSRTLSI
- a CDS encoding SDR family NAD(P)-dependent oxidoreductase, which gives rise to MPNQNSTSKVAIVTGGSRGLGRNTVVNLARSGVDVILTYNSNRDEAEKVVAEIEALGRKAAALQLDSGNVAAFDAFVESVREILKGWGREHFDFLVNNAGTSYHAPILETTEAEMDKLYNLHFKGVFFLTQKLLPVIEDGGRIVNLSSGLARMAMVGASAYGSMKGAVEVLTRYMAKELGPRGIAVNTVAPGAIETDFSGGMVRDNPEINRAVATMTALGRAGVPDDIGPMIASLLSDANRWVNAQRIEVSGGMSL
- a CDS encoding AraC family transcriptional regulator, which translates into the protein MSADLKQALNGYMDAHGGGDGLFATAVDGFFLMRSSTLSMPKPAIYRPALCIIVDGAKQLMFGDRLFDYEAMQALIISVEMPAFGQVTKASAERPMIAINLELDVTILREVLEEMDAPPKPAGDGGPGVFVQEFGPELQDCILRLIRTLAAPKAIPILHPAIMREISFWLLSGKNGDEICKLALPDSHTRRVAEAIYLLRGNFAHAVRVEKLAAAARMSPSSFHQHFKILTTMTPLQYQKQLRLLEARRLMVTDGFNAANAAYQVGYESASQFSREYARMFGTPPKRDISEMRAMPAEPAIS
- a CDS encoding helix-turn-helix transcriptional regulator; translation: MRKASRLFEIIQILRLARKPMTAAAMAETLEVTVRSIYRDIAALQAMRVPIEGERGIGYIMRPGFDLPPLMFSIEEMEAIVLSLALLERTADEELKQAARRVNRKISGAVPPPLRQAMDNKALYAWGSIAQPAGFDLAIVRRAIRDERKLMLGYRDELGRASERTIRPVALIYYSQTANIVAWCELRQAIRNFRSDRVEHCATAEDFFKGDGDRLRELWTSGWTEKPIAV
- a CDS encoding LysE family translocator, with translation MNYHENLWLFFTLLFGIIIVPGMDMLFVLANSLTGGVRRGLAATGGIMAGGAVHSAYGAAGVGVLVTMLPQLFNVLLFAGVAYMIWIGISLIRSSITVEAVGPGTARSGWRAFRQGAVTCLVNPKAYIFMFAVYPQFLRPEYGPIWMQGLIMGVMTVVTQFAIYGTLAMTAGRSRDLLVANPDVTAFVGRFAGLLLVAVSAFSLWQGWKSA